Proteins encoded within one genomic window of bacterium:
- a CDS encoding electron transfer flavoprotein subunit beta/FixA family protein, whose translation MKIAVLIKQVPDTETKIKTKADGSGIEGEGVKFIVGPYDEFAIEEAIKTKEKNAGSEVTVISLGPVRSVEAIRTALAMGCDKAIHIDDENSSPDSFITAKALAQVIKDKGFEIVFTGKQAIDLDNGQTTQQVAEFLGWPQVMILEKIDIAGGKATATRRISGAKEVYEVPLPAIFGCEKGLNTPRYASLPGIMKAKTKPVETLKLSAVKGDAQPKLVYSNFRLPAEKAPGKMLQGDAATQVKELVRLLREEAKVI comes from the coding sequence GTGAAAATTGCCGTTCTGATCAAGCAGGTTCCGGATACCGAAACCAAGATTAAAACCAAGGCCGACGGCTCGGGCATCGAGGGCGAAGGCGTCAAGTTCATCGTCGGTCCCTACGATGAGTTCGCCATCGAAGAGGCCATCAAGACCAAGGAGAAGAACGCCGGCAGCGAAGTGACGGTCATCTCGCTCGGCCCGGTGCGCTCGGTCGAGGCCATCCGCACCGCCCTGGCGATGGGCTGCGACAAAGCCATTCACATCGACGACGAGAACAGCAGCCCCGACAGCTTCATCACCGCCAAGGCCTTGGCCCAGGTGATCAAGGACAAAGGCTTCGAGATCGTCTTCACCGGCAAGCAGGCCATCGATCTCGACAACGGCCAGACCACCCAGCAGGTCGCCGAGTTTCTCGGCTGGCCCCAGGTGATGATCCTCGAGAAGATCGACATCGCCGGCGGCAAGGCCACTGCCACCCGCCGGATCAGCGGCGCCAAGGAAGTCTACGAGGTTCCGCTGCCCGCGATCTTCGGCTGCGAGAAGGGGCTCAACACCCCGCGCTACGCCTCGCTGCCCGGCATCATGAAGGCCAAGACCAAGCCGGTCGAGACCCTCAAGCTCAGCGCGGTCAAGGGCGACGCCCAACCCAAGCTGGTCTACAGCAACTTCCGCCTGCCGGCCGAGAAGGCCCCGGGCAAGATGCTGCAAGGCGATGCCGCCACTCAAGTCAAGGAACTGGTCCGCTTGCTCCGCGAAGAAGCGAAGGTCATCTAA
- a CDS encoding acyl-CoA dehydrogenase family protein, with amino-acid sequence MSFELSEEQRLLVETARKFALTEMRPVAAKFDESGSFPKDILKKAWALGLMGENVPVENGGMGLGCFESVLIAEELYWGCAGIATSAVCNALALGPIVIAGNPAQKDKFLAPFAQEFKIASFALTEPASGSDVANMRTVYKKDGDGFRLSGAKQWITNAGYADLMTVFASADPSKGSKAISAFVVDAKSPGVGIGKKEDKLGQRASDTRSVTFDDVFIPKENLLGQEGEGFKIAMKNLDKSRPGIGAAAVGVARAALEYSIQYSKERTTFGKALAEHQGIQFIIADMAKNVEAARLLCWQAAWLGDQGKPNNKESAIAKCFASDIAMEAATDAIQVYGGYGYSKEYPVEKLFRDAKLIQIYEGANQIQRMVIAKHLLFK; translated from the coding sequence TTGGTCGAGACGGCGCGCAAATTCGCCTTAACCGAGATGCGCCCGGTCGCGGCCAAATTCGACGAGAGCGGGAGTTTCCCGAAAGATATCCTAAAAAAGGCCTGGGCGCTGGGCTTGATGGGCGAGAACGTCCCGGTCGAAAACGGCGGCATGGGGCTAGGCTGCTTCGAATCGGTCCTGATCGCCGAAGAGCTTTATTGGGGTTGCGCCGGCATCGCGACTTCGGCGGTATGCAACGCCCTAGCCCTCGGCCCCATTGTCATCGCCGGCAATCCGGCCCAAAAGGACAAATTCCTCGCGCCCTTCGCCCAAGAGTTTAAAATCGCCTCCTTCGCCCTGACCGAGCCTGCTTCCGGGTCCGACGTCGCCAATATGCGCACCGTCTATAAAAAGGACGGCGATGGTTTTCGCTTGAGCGGCGCCAAGCAGTGGATCACCAATGCCGGTTACGCCGACTTGATGACGGTCTTCGCCAGCGCCGACCCCAGCAAAGGCTCCAAGGCCATCTCGGCCTTCGTCGTCGATGCCAAGAGCCCCGGCGTCGGCATCGGCAAGAAGGAAGACAAGCTCGGCCAACGGGCTTCCGACACCCGCTCGGTGACCTTCGACGATGTTTTCATTCCCAAGGAAAACCTGCTCGGCCAGGAAGGCGAGGGCTTCAAGATTGCGATGAAGAACCTCGACAAGTCCCGGCCCGGCATCGGCGCGGCGGCGGTCGGCGTGGCCCGGGCCGCCTTGGAGTACAGCATTCAATACTCGAAGGAGCGAACGACCTTCGGCAAGGCCTTGGCCGAGCATCAAGGGATCCAGTTCATCATCGCCGACATGGCCAAGAACGTCGAAGCCGCCCGCCTGCTCTGCTGGCAGGCCGCCTGGCTGGGCGACCAAGGCAAGCCCAACAACAAGGAAAGCGCCATTGCCAAGTGCTTCGCGTCCGACATCGCGATGGAGGCGGCGACCGACGCCATCCAGGTTTACGGCGGCTACGGCTATTCCAAGGAATACCCGGTCGAGAAGCTGTTCCGCGACGCGAAGTTGATTCAGATTTACGAAGGTGCCAACCAGATCCAACGCATGGTGATCGCGAAGCACCTTCTGTTCAAATAA